From Heptranchias perlo isolate sHepPer1 chromosome 8, sHepPer1.hap1, whole genome shotgun sequence, a single genomic window includes:
- the tbcc gene encoding tubulin-specific chaperone C — protein sequence MALVGESENREKLTEEIPEYDRRKEKMVEILQRRDQERQQGVERRKLEKDVIGVKEEKSNFFTAAFSGEKSEIEALLESCEGTDRSVLSARFEEISLKMQKLQKFVNDSMMFLSAYELRQAQDAVQKLQGALVEKREECLPKKKFAFKSRKKEGAGPKETKSPDTPSDKKPSDPIAIEENLCGFSDADSKLLVRRADEISGKDVLLSRLSNCVVKLLGSPNTLHVKNVTNSKVLCGPVSTSVFIDQSVGCTFAFACQQLRTHNTKDANVYLHVTSRAIVEDCTGVSFAPFNWKYEGIEKDFELAGLDRAKNNWNIIDDFNWLASDHSPNWSILAEESRITDWDQILTP from the coding sequence ATGGCGCTGGTGGGTGAGAGCGAGAATAGAGAGAAGTTAACGGAGGAAATACCGGAATACGACCGGCGGAAAGAGAAAATGGTGGAGATCCTGCAGCGCAGGGACCAGGAGAGAcaacagggggtggagaggaggaaacTGGAGAAGGACGTGATCGGCGTGAAGGAAGAAAAGTCCAACTTCTTCACCGCGGCGTTTTCGGGCGAGAAGTCGGAGATCGAGGCGCTGCTGGAAAGCTGCGAAGGCACCGACAGGAGCGTCCTGAGCGCCCGCTTCGAGGAGATCTCCCTGAAGATGCAGAAGCTGCAGAAGTTCGTGAACGACAGCATGATGTTCCTCTCTGCCTACGAGCTGCGCCAGGCCCAGGACGCTGTGCAGAAGCTGCAGGGGGCGCtggtggagaagagggaggagtgtCTGCCCAAGAAGAAATTCGCTTTCAAATCCCGCAAAAAGGAAGGCGCCGGCCCCAAAGAAACCAAATCCCCCGATACCCCGTCCGACAAGAAACCAAGCGACCCCATAGCGATCGAGGAAAACCTCTGCGGCTTTTCAGACGCCGACTCCAAGCTGCTGGTCCGGCGGGCGGACGAGATCAGTGGGAAAGACGTGCTGTTGAGCCGGTTGTCCAACTGTGTGGTGAAGCTGCTGGGCTCGCCCAACACACTCCATGTCAAGAATGTCACCAATTCCAAGGTTTTGTGTGGACCTGTCTCGACTTCTGTGTTTATTGACCAGTCCGTCGGTTGCACTTTTGCTTTCGCTTGTCAGCAACTGCGAACCCATAATACTAAGGATGCAAATGTGTACCTGCATGTGACCAGCAGAGCCATCGTAGAAGATTGTACCGGAGTTTCTTTTGCTCCTTTTAACTGGAAATACGAAGGCATTGAGAAGGATTTTGAACTGGCAGGTTTAGACAGAGCGAAAAACAATTGGAACATCATTGACGATTTCAACTGGCTCGCATCTGATCATTCCCCTAACTGGAGTATTCTGGCTGAAGAGTCTCGAATAACTGATTGGGACCAAATCTTAACGCCATAA